A window of the Diospyros lotus cultivar Yz01 unplaced genomic scaffold, ASM1463336v1 superscaf1, whole genome shotgun sequence genome harbors these coding sequences:
- the LOC127793039 gene encoding probable LRR receptor-like serine/threonine-protein kinase At3g47570, whose amino-acid sequence MYPKDSDSLMEKPCLLLLLVTMFSVHYCLESSLAGTVTNIDTDQSALFALKSHIFYPTNVLLKNWTNSTPVCTWFGVTCNARHKRVATLNIANMGLIGTIPPDLGNLSFLVSLDLTANNFHGDLPKELAHLRRLVILSFAFNNFTGQIASWLGPFPRLQLLNLENNSFSGNVPEEVGKLERLKGLVMDGNQLQGPIPFGIFNISSLEYISFMYNKLSGRLPTDVCRYLPELQYFRVSGNELEGQIPWGLQECSNLQVLGLSKNKFTGFIPREIGNLTKLEELFLGLNNLAGGIPQELGNLVNLKILHLRDANLTGFIPTHIGNCTSITVLNLSNNNLTGIIPEEISSLGNLEQLLIHFNNLRGPIPTAIFNISTLKIISLVNNHFSGNLPPTMGNGLPNLELLYLDRNELTGAIPNSITNATKLTEIDLYMNKLRGSIPLSLEKLVLLQYLNIGRNNLTGQRPSLELSFLKSLTKCRHLQILWLNENPLNGYLPSSIGNLSTSLTSIRARYCGIIGNIPNEIGHLNNLVLLDLGNNFLTGSLPTTLKALVNLQELYLDNNSLHGHISDDLCYLQKLGSLYLERNKFSGPVPTCLGNISSLKNLYLGFNKLTSNLPASLWSLKDLLRLDMSSNVLTGSLPQEIGSLKVAIYINLSMNQFTKQIPSTVGSLINMIRLSLAHNKFEGPIPQSIGKMIGLEDLDLSHNDLSGTIPTSLEALSYLKYFNVSFNQLRGKVPSGGPFKNFTNMSFLSNEALCGAYWIQLPPCPDGSPQHSRRKRVLVFVFVFLGVGLIILVLTLSFVWLRCRRTNPPSAPTLTLNTITHGRIPHHELVQATNGFNNSNLLGRGSFSSVYKGILRDGTIVAVKVFNLQLEGSSKSFDRECEMLRNIRHRNLNKVISSCSNLDFKALILEYMPNGSLDKLLYSSNLFLDIQQRLDIMIDVACALDYLHHGYSTPVVHCDLKPSNILLDEDMVAHVSDFGIAKFLREGKNVVQTNTLATIGYTAPEYGQQGLVSTRCDVYSFGISLMEIFTRKKPSDEMFDQDTNLRSWVNQSVPNEVIHVMDTKLLNLQEEHLSAKIHCVSTILELALNCSSESPEERFNMKDVVASLKNTKRQFLSDLK is encoded by the exons ATGTATCCAAAAGATTCCGATTCACTCATGGAGAAACCAtgcttacttcttcttcttgttacCATGTTTTCGGTGCATTATTGTCTTGAATCTTCCTTGGCTGGAACAGTGACCAACATTGACACTGATCAATCTGCTCTTTTTGCTTTGAAATCCCATATTTTTTACCCTACCAATGTGTTGCTCAAGAACTGGACTAATAGCACGCCGGTTTGTACTTGGTTTGGAGTAACTTGCAATGCTCGCCACAAAAGAGTTGCAACCTTAAACATTGCTAACATGGGCCTCATAGGTACCATCCCTCCAGATTTGGGGAACCTCTCATTTCTTGTTTCGCTGGACCTTACCGCCAATAATTTCCATGGTGATCTCCCCAAAGAATTGGCTCATCTTCGTCGATTGGTGATCCTTAGTTTTGCATTTAATAACTTCACCGGACAGATCGCATCGTGGTTGGGTCCCTTTCCTAGGCTTCAGTTATTGAATCTTGAGAATAACAGCTTTTcag GAAATGTTCCAGAAGAAGTTGGTAAACTTGAGAGGCTAAAAGGGCTGGTCATGGACGGTAACCAACTTCAGGGCCCTATACCATTTGGCATCTTCAACATCTCGTCACTTGAATATATCTCTTTTATGTACAACAAGCTCAGTGGCAGGCTTCCAACAGACGTGTGTCGTTATCTTCCAGAACTGCAATACTTTAGAGTATCTGGCAATGAATTAGAAGGCCAAATTCCATGGGGTTTACAAGAGTGCTCAAACCTTCAAGTATTGGGTTTGTCGAAAAACAAATTCACTGGATTCATACCAAGGGAGATCGGGAACTTAACCAAGCTTGAGGAGTTATTTCTTGGCCTAAACAATTTGGCAG GAGGGATCCCGCAGGAGTTGGGTAATCTGGTTAATTTGAAGATTCTACACTTGAGAGATGCTAACCTTACTGGTTTCATCCCAACCCACATTGGAAATTGTACTTCAATCACAGTGCTAAACCTATCAAACAATAACTTGACAG GTATAATACCAGAGGAAATCAGTAGCCTTGGGAATTTGGAGCAATTGCTGATCCACTTCAACAACTTACGAGGCCCCATTCCAACTGCCATCTTCAACATCTCaacattaaaaatcatttcactTGTTAATAATCACTTCTCTGGAAATCTACCACCAACTATGGGCAATGGGCTACCCAATCTTGAACTACTCTATCTAGATAGAAATGAGCTCACAGGAGCAATCCCAAACTCAATTACTAATGCTACTAAACTCACAGAAATAGATCTTTATATGAATAAATTGAGGGGTTCAATTCCTCTTTCCCTTGAAAAATTGGTACTCCTTCAATACTTGAACATCGGTAGAAACAATCTCACTGGTCAACGCCCATCTCTAGAATTGAGCTTCCTCAAATCCTTGACCAAGTGTCGCCATTTACAAATATTGTGGCTGAATGAAAATCCTTTAAATGGCTACCTTCCATCTTCTATTGGAAACCTTTCCACTTCCCTCACGAGCATTAGAGCAAGATACTGTGGAATTATAGGCAACATTCCAAATGAAATTGGTCACTTAAACAATTTGGTACTCTTAGATCTTGGCAACAATTTTTTGACTGGTTCACTTCCCACAACACTCAAAGCACTAGTGAATCTTCAAGAACTATATCTCGATAACAACAGTCTACATGGTCACATTTCTGATGATCTTTGCTACTTACAAAAATTGGGATCCTTATATTTGGAAAGGAATAAATTTTCAGGTCCAGTGCCAACATGTTTAGGAAATATCAGTTCTTTAAAAAACCTTTACCTGGGTTTCAACAAATTAACTTCCAATTTACCAGCGAGCCTGTGGAGCCTGAAAGATCTTTTGCGTCTTGACATGTCCTCAAATGTACTTACAGGCTCTCTACCCCAAGAGATTGGAAGTTTAAAAGTTGCCATCTATATAAATCTGTCAATGAATcaattcacaaaacaaataccTAGCACGGTTGGAAGTCTCATAAACATGATCCGTCTTTCTTTGGCACACAACAAATTTGAAGGTCCCATTCCTCAGTCAATTGGAAAGATGATTGGTTTGGAGGACCTTGATCTATCACATAATGATCTTTCTGGCACGATTCCCACATCTTTAGAAGCACTCTCATACCTCAAGTATTTTAATGTATCTTTCAATCAATTGAGAGGAAAAGTTCCAAGTGGAGGACCCTTCAAGAATTTCACGAATATGTCTTTTTTGTCAAATGAAGCATTGTGTGGCGCCTATTGGATACAACTGCCACCATGCCCTGATGGTTCCCCTCAGCATTCAAGGAGAAAAAGAGTGCTTGTCTTTGTATTTGTTTTCCTGGGGGTCGGATTGATAATTCTTGTGTTGACCCTTTCATTTGTGTGGCTGAGATGTCGAAGAACAAATCCACCTTCAGCTCCGACTCTTACGTTAAATACAATAACACACGGAAGAATTCCACACCATGAACTTGTACAAGCAACTAATGGGTTCAATAACAGCAACTTGCTTGGCAGAGGGAGTTTTAGTTCAGTTTACAAAGGAATTCTCAGAGATGGGACAATCGTAGCCGTGAAAGTATTCAATTTACAGCTAGAAGGATCATCCAAAAGCTTTGATAGAGAATGTGAAATGCTGCGCAACATTCGACATCGAAATCTAAACAAGGTTATAAGCAGCTGCTCTAACCTTGATTTCAAAGCCTTGATACTTGAGTATATGCCTAATGGAAGCCTTGACAAGTTGTTATACTCTAGCAACCTTTTCTTAGATATCCAACAGAGATTAGACATAATGATAGATGTGGCATGTGCATTGGATTATCTCCATCATGGTTATTCTACACCCGTGGTTCACTGTGATCTGAAGCCAAGCAATATCCTGTTAGATGAAGATATGGTTGCGCATGTGAGTGATTTTGGCATTGCCAAGTTCTTAAGAGAGGGCAAGAATGTTGTGCAAACCAACACGCTAGCTACAATTGGTTATACTGCTCCAG AATATGGACAGCAAGGATTAGTGTCCACGAGGTGCGATGTATATAGTTTTGGTATTTCATTGATGGAAATATTTACCAGAAAAAAGCCCTCTGACGAAATGTTTGATCAAGATACGAACTTAAGAAGTTGGGTGAACCAGTCAGTACCAAATGAAGTGATTCATGTTATGGATACCAAACTGTTGAACTTACAGGAAGAACACTTGTCTGCAAAGATCCATTGTGTGTCAACCATCCTAGAATTGGCCTTGAATTGCTCTTCAGAATCACCTGAGGAAAGGTTCAACATGAAGGATGTTGTAGCATCTCTAAAGAATACCAAACGTCAATTCCTCTCAGATTTGAAATAA